In one window of Dermochelys coriacea isolate rDerCor1 chromosome 3, rDerCor1.pri.v4, whole genome shotgun sequence DNA:
- the C3H6orf120 gene encoding UPF0669 protein C6orf120 homolog isoform X1, with protein MRRGRGCPCSPVGATCPSGPRPAEPPSAAGRAPAARHSGRALTASGCHGDAGRRGNRTPPPPAAALPWTQTLSREPEAWLGLSLSRGARRGGRRRGGWSCSAWGVFTTHDVGRVPLMSNIKVMAAQWKKMLVILLAAQALLMGHSFEEEDVPDEWILLHVVQGQIGAGNYSYLRLNHEGKIVLQMQSLKGDADLYVSDMTLHPSFDEYELQSVTCGQDAVYVPAHFRRPVGIGIYGHPSHLESEFEMKVYYDRTIVDYPFAEASYNPEEMETSQKRTHSAEDQSQDEESIFWTVLIGILKLILEILF; from the exons ATGCGGCGCGGGCggggctgcccctgctccccggTGGGGGCCACCTGTCCCTCCGGGCCACGCCCAGCCGAGCCGCCGTCTGCAGCGGGGAGGGCGCCAGCTGCCCGGCATAGCGGCCGCGCTCTCACGGCATCTGGTTGTCATGGGGACGCCGGGAGGCGGGGAAACAGAACCCCGCCTCCCCCCGCGGCCGCCCTCCCTTGGACACAGACGCTCTCGCGAGAGCCCGAGGCCTGGCTCGGTCTCAGCCTCAGCCGCGGAGCACGGCGCGGTGGCCGGCGGCGGGGCGGGTGGAGCTGCTCGGCCTGGGG GGTATTTACAACACATGATGTTGGAAGAGTTCCTTTAATGTCAAACATAAAAGTTATGGCAGCACAGTGGAAGAAAATGTTGGTGATCCTTCTAGCAGCTCAAGCATTGCTTATGGGTCATAGCTTTGAGGAAGAGGATGTACCTGATGAATGGATTCTTCTTCATGTAGTCCAGGGTCAGATTGGAGCTGGAAACTATAGCTACTTGAGACTAAATCATGAAGGGAAGATAGTACTTCAGATGCAGAGTTTAAAAGGCGATGCAGATTTGTATGTATCTGATATGACCCTTCACCCCAGTTTTGATGAGTATGAGTTACAGTCTGTAACCTGTGGTCAAGATGCTGTTTATGTACCAGCCCACTTCCGCCGCCCAGTAGGAATAGGAATCTATGGTCATCCTTCTCACTTGGAGAGCGAGTTTGAAATGAAAGTATATTATGATAGAACAATTGTAGATTATCCATTTGCTGAGGCTTCCTACAATCCAGAAGAGATGGAGACAAGCCAGAAGCGCACTCACTCAGCAGAAGATCAGTCTCAGGATGAGGAATCTATTTTTTGGACTGTACTCATTGGAATTTTGAAATTAATActtgaaattcttttttaa
- the C3H6orf120 gene encoding UPF0669 protein C6orf120 homolog isoform X2, whose protein sequence is MGTPGGGVFTTHDVGRVPLMSNIKVMAAQWKKMLVILLAAQALLMGHSFEEEDVPDEWILLHVVQGQIGAGNYSYLRLNHEGKIVLQMQSLKGDADLYVSDMTLHPSFDEYELQSVTCGQDAVYVPAHFRRPVGIGIYGHPSHLESEFEMKVYYDRTIVDYPFAEASYNPEEMETSQKRTHSAEDQSQDEESIFWTVLIGILKLILEILF, encoded by the exons ATGGGGACGCCGGGAGGCGG GGTATTTACAACACATGATGTTGGAAGAGTTCCTTTAATGTCAAACATAAAAGTTATGGCAGCACAGTGGAAGAAAATGTTGGTGATCCTTCTAGCAGCTCAAGCATTGCTTATGGGTCATAGCTTTGAGGAAGAGGATGTACCTGATGAATGGATTCTTCTTCATGTAGTCCAGGGTCAGATTGGAGCTGGAAACTATAGCTACTTGAGACTAAATCATGAAGGGAAGATAGTACTTCAGATGCAGAGTTTAAAAGGCGATGCAGATTTGTATGTATCTGATATGACCCTTCACCCCAGTTTTGATGAGTATGAGTTACAGTCTGTAACCTGTGGTCAAGATGCTGTTTATGTACCAGCCCACTTCCGCCGCCCAGTAGGAATAGGAATCTATGGTCATCCTTCTCACTTGGAGAGCGAGTTTGAAATGAAAGTATATTATGATAGAACAATTGTAGATTATCCATTTGCTGAGGCTTCCTACAATCCAGAAGAGATGGAGACAAGCCAGAAGCGCACTCACTCAGCAGAAGATCAGTCTCAGGATGAGGAATCTATTTTTTGGACTGTACTCATTGGAATTTTGAAATTAATActtgaaattcttttttaa
- the C3H6orf120 gene encoding UPF0669 protein C6orf120 homolog isoform X3, whose translation MSNIKVMAAQWKKMLVILLAAQALLMGHSFEEEDVPDEWILLHVVQGQIGAGNYSYLRLNHEGKIVLQMQSLKGDADLYVSDMTLHPSFDEYELQSVTCGQDAVYVPAHFRRPVGIGIYGHPSHLESEFEMKVYYDRTIVDYPFAEASYNPEEMETSQKRTHSAEDQSQDEESIFWTVLIGILKLILEILF comes from the coding sequence ATGTCAAACATAAAAGTTATGGCAGCACAGTGGAAGAAAATGTTGGTGATCCTTCTAGCAGCTCAAGCATTGCTTATGGGTCATAGCTTTGAGGAAGAGGATGTACCTGATGAATGGATTCTTCTTCATGTAGTCCAGGGTCAGATTGGAGCTGGAAACTATAGCTACTTGAGACTAAATCATGAAGGGAAGATAGTACTTCAGATGCAGAGTTTAAAAGGCGATGCAGATTTGTATGTATCTGATATGACCCTTCACCCCAGTTTTGATGAGTATGAGTTACAGTCTGTAACCTGTGGTCAAGATGCTGTTTATGTACCAGCCCACTTCCGCCGCCCAGTAGGAATAGGAATCTATGGTCATCCTTCTCACTTGGAGAGCGAGTTTGAAATGAAAGTATATTATGATAGAACAATTGTAGATTATCCATTTGCTGAGGCTTCCTACAATCCAGAAGAGATGGAGACAAGCCAGAAGCGCACTCACTCAGCAGAAGATCAGTCTCAGGATGAGGAATCTATTTTTTGGACTGTACTCATTGGAATTTTGAAATTAATActtgaaattcttttttaa